A genomic stretch from Longimicrobium sp. includes:
- a CDS encoding heme-copper oxidase subunit III translates to MDHSHALEAHAAHPGHLDTSTGLDSRKLAFWVFIGSECLLFGSLIATYMAYKGRSLKPPFPHNRVWNGQHVEGVFNMPLITFTTFILLMSSVMMVLALSATQRGDRTWSRNWLIATAIGGAIFAVGQVYEYSHFIHEGLTISSNLFGSSFYLLTGFHGAHVTAGVIYLLTLAWRVHTGKLGPEKSLLVEIGGLYWHFVDVIWIVIFPLVYLIP, encoded by the coding sequence ATGGATCATTCGCACGCGCTGGAGGCGCACGCCGCCCACCCGGGCCACCTGGACACCAGCACGGGGCTGGACAGCCGAAAGCTGGCGTTCTGGGTCTTCATCGGCTCGGAATGCCTGCTGTTCGGCTCGCTGATCGCCACGTACATGGCGTACAAGGGCAGGAGCCTGAAGCCGCCCTTCCCGCACAACCGGGTGTGGAACGGGCAGCACGTGGAGGGCGTGTTCAACATGCCGCTGATCACCTTCACCACCTTCATCCTGCTGATGAGCTCGGTGATGATGGTGCTGGCGCTTTCGGCCACGCAGCGGGGCGACCGCACCTGGAGCCGCAACTGGCTGATCGCCACGGCCATCGGCGGCGCCATCTTCGCGGTGGGTCAGGTGTACGAGTACAGCCACTTCATCCACGAGGGGCTGACCATCTCGAGCAACCTGTTCGGCTCGTCGTTCTACCTGCTGACCGGGTTCCACGGGGCCCACGTGACGGCCGGCGTGATCTACCTGTTGACGCTGGCGTGGCGGGTGCACACCGGCAAGCTGGGGCCGGAGAAATCGCTCCTGGTGGAGATCGGCGGCCTGTACTGGCACTTCGTCGACGTCATCTGGATCGTGATCTTCCCCCTCGTGTACCTGATTCCCTGA